A region from the uncultured Draconibacterium sp. genome encodes:
- a CDS encoding DEAD/DEAH box helicase, producing MTFTELNISEPVLKALTNKKYDNPTPIQEKAIPTALQGGDVLGIAQTGTGKTAAFAIPIIQQLDEAPFSGGRREIKALILTPTRELAIQIGESFWDYSQYTNLRQAVIFGGVNQRPQVDKLRRGVDILIATPGRLLDLINQKHISLAHIRHFVLDEADRMLDMGFIHDIKRLLPMLPKQKQTLFFSATMPSAISKLSRSILQNPVTVKIVPVSSANDMIEQHLYFVERQKKNQLLISLLRQDLNKSVLIFSRTKRGADKIARILNNSRIECEAIHGNKSQLARQKALSNFKLRRTRVIVATDIAARGIDIANLELVINYDLPDVAETYVHRIGRTGRAGQRGTALSFYSQDEHMMVRNIQRLTGKKLDPVLA from the coding sequence ATGACATTTACAGAATTAAATATTTCGGAGCCGGTACTTAAAGCGCTGACAAACAAAAAATACGATAACCCTACTCCTATTCAGGAGAAAGCCATTCCTACGGCATTACAAGGTGGCGATGTACTTGGAATTGCTCAAACAGGTACTGGAAAAACAGCGGCTTTTGCCATTCCGATTATACAACAGTTGGATGAAGCTCCTTTTTCCGGTGGAAGAAGAGAGATAAAAGCCTTAATTCTTACGCCTACCAGGGAGTTGGCAATACAGATTGGGGAAAGTTTCTGGGATTACTCCCAATACACAAATCTTCGTCAGGCCGTTATTTTTGGAGGAGTAAATCAAAGACCACAGGTTGATAAACTCAGACGGGGAGTTGATATCCTAATAGCTACTCCCGGACGATTACTCGACTTGATCAATCAAAAGCATATTTCGCTGGCTCACATCCGGCATTTTGTGTTGGATGAAGCCGACCGTATGCTCGACATGGGGTTTATACATGATATAAAACGTTTGTTGCCAATGTTGCCAAAACAGAAGCAAACGCTGTTCTTTTCGGCAACTATGCCATCAGCAATAAGTAAACTCTCGAGATCGATTTTGCAAAATCCGGTAACAGTAAAAATTGTTCCGGTATCTTCAGCTAATGATATGATTGAGCAACATTTGTATTTTGTTGAAAGACAGAAAAAGAACCAGTTGTTAATTTCGTTATTAAGACAAGATTTAAACAAATCGGTTTTAATTTTCTCACGAACAAAACGCGGGGCTGACAAAATTGCAAGAATATTGAACAATAGCAGGATTGAATGTGAAGCCATACATGGCAATAAGTCACAGCTTGCACGACAAAAAGCATTATCGAATTTCAAATTAAGACGAACACGCGTGATTGTTGCAACTGATATTGCTGCCCGTGGGATTGACATTGCTAACCTGGAGCTGGTAATTAACTACGATTTGCCTGATGTGGCAGAAACCTACGTACACAGAATTGGACGCACAGGACGGGCAGGACAACGAGGAACAGCGCTTTCATTTTACTCTCAGGACGAACACATGATGGTTCGGAATATACAACGGCTGACCGGGAAAAAATTAGATCCGGTATTGGCTTAA
- a CDS encoding cold shock domain-containing protein, with protein sequence MVTLKGRVENFNKDKNYGFIKDTINGEKYFFHVTDAFPEINEGGIVSFELDSGDRGTIAITIRPVQ encoded by the coding sequence ATGGTAACGTTGAAAGGTCGCGTAGAGAATTTTAATAAAGACAAAAATTATGGCTTTATTAAAGACACCATCAATGGTGAAAAATACTTCTTTCATGTTACCGATGCTTTTCCCGAAATAAATGAAGGAGGCATCGTTTCTTTTGAACTGGATAGTGGAGACCGCGGAACGATTGCTATAACAATCAGGCCGGTTCAATAA
- a CDS encoding RNA-binding protein — protein MNIYVSNLSYNTTSESLKELFAESGEVTSANVITDKFTGDSRGFGFVEMPDNAEGQKAIEELNETEFEGKTLNVNVARPRTDRNSGGQHNRGGGGFNRRGY, from the coding sequence ATGAATATTTATGTTTCAAATCTAAGCTACAACACAACAAGTGAAAGCTTAAAAGAATTATTTGCAGAATCTGGAGAAGTAACATCTGCAAACGTTATCACAGACAAATTCACAGGTGATTCCCGTGGTTTCGGGTTTGTTGAAATGCCTGATAACGCGGAAGGACAAAAAGCCATTGAAGAATTAAATGAAACCGAGTTTGAAGGCAAAACGCTTAATGTAAATGTTGCCCGGCCCAGAACCGATAGAAACAGCGGTGGTCAGCACAATCGAGGTGGCGGAGGATTTAACAGAAGAGGTTATTAA
- a CDS encoding nitronate monooxygenase — protein MINSFFLGNKEIKLPVIQGGMGVGISLSGLASAVANEGGIGVISCAGLGLLYKQSPADYLEDSIWGLKEELRKTRELTKGTIGVNIMVALSNFTDMVRTSIAEKADVIFSGAGLPLDLPSYLTEGSKTLLVPIVSSGRAAKIICQKWLSNYNYLPDALVVEGPKAGGHLGFKREQIEDENYTLERLIPEVVSIVSAYHHKKVIPVIAAGGITTGQDVLRFMELGASGVQIGSLFVPTLECDASPLFKQSYINASKKDTMIIQSPVGMPGRALDSNFIKSANEGKERPKKCPFQCIKTCDYTKSPYCIIMALYNAAKGNMNKGYSFAGANAYLAEKISNVKEVVQQLMKEFADAQKGFSTKKI, from the coding sequence ATGATAAACTCATTTTTTTTAGGAAATAAAGAAATCAAACTCCCTGTTATACAAGGTGGCATGGGAGTAGGAATTTCACTTTCAGGATTAGCGTCGGCAGTTGCAAACGAAGGTGGAATTGGCGTAATATCATGCGCCGGTTTGGGATTGTTATACAAACAATCGCCCGCTGACTATTTAGAAGATAGTATTTGGGGTTTAAAAGAGGAATTACGAAAAACACGCGAATTAACCAAAGGTACTATCGGTGTAAACATAATGGTTGCCTTATCCAATTTTACAGATATGGTACGAACCTCCATTGCCGAAAAAGCAGATGTAATATTCTCTGGAGCAGGTTTACCGTTAGACTTGCCCTCGTATTTGACTGAAGGAAGCAAGACTTTACTCGTTCCTATTGTTTCGTCAGGCCGTGCTGCAAAAATTATCTGCCAAAAATGGTTATCTAACTATAATTACCTCCCTGATGCTCTTGTGGTAGAAGGGCCAAAAGCAGGGGGGCATCTTGGATTTAAAAGGGAGCAGATTGAAGATGAAAATTATACACTTGAAAGATTGATTCCGGAAGTAGTATCAATTGTATCAGCATACCATCACAAGAAAGTAATTCCTGTTATTGCAGCAGGAGGAATTACAACCGGCCAAGATGTATTGCGTTTTATGGAACTCGGAGCTTCAGGAGTACAAATTGGCAGTTTGTTCGTTCCTACTCTGGAATGCGATGCGTCGCCATTATTCAAGCAATCCTATATAAATGCATCGAAAAAAGATACAATGATCATCCAAAGTCCGGTTGGAATGCCCGGTCGAGCTCTGGATAGTAATTTTATAAAAAGTGCAAATGAAGGCAAAGAACGTCCAAAGAAATGCCCGTTTCAATGTATAAAAACATGCGATTATACAAAAAGTCCGTATTGCATTATTATGGCTCTTTATAACGCAGCAAAAGGAAATATGAACAAAGGCTATTCATTTGCAGGGGCCAACGCTTACCTGGCAGAAAAAATCAGCAATGTTAAGGAAGTAGTTCAGCAACTTATGAAAGAGTTTGCAGATGCTCAAAAAGGTTTTTCAACAAAAAAAATATAG
- a CDS encoding cold shock domain-containing protein: protein MNKGTIKFFNETKGFGFIKDINSEKEYFVHSSGLVDFVKETDEVSFELQQGQKGLNAVNVKRV from the coding sequence ATGAATAAAGGAACAATTAAGTTTTTTAACGAAACAAAAGGATTTGGTTTTATTAAAGATATAAATTCTGAAAAAGAGTATTTTGTCCATTCATCAGGATTAGTTGACTTCGTGAAGGAAACGGATGAAGTAAGCTTTGAGCTGCAACAAGGACAAAAAGGCTTAAATGCCGTAAACGTTAAAAGAGTCTAA
- a CDS encoding site-specific integrase codes for MISFKNVLRKKKLSYGKYPIYLRISKDRKSIFFRTPYTADTKEWDSKKGIFNQNAANYLNKNRVLLKLIDHATSVVTELQQNKRSYTLTDIERAIRIESNPAYQNVYKFWDELIEEMIKAGRTGNAQVNRDTYNSVKKYSKKKVLNFNDITPTFLDKYEVYLRSRNGTDGGISVRMRTLRALFNFAIKRSLIKPDNYPFKSYQISKLKGRGAKRALTYDDVVKIVNKDLGEHPELVDARNYFVFSFYTRGMNYADMMKLEWKDVIDGQIYYTRSKTKANFRIKILPPVQKILNYYKEHQNGSKYIFPILLKDKMSPTQIENRKKKTLTRYNQKLKEIAKLCKIEKNVSSYVARHSYANSLKQKGISTDIISESMGHQNLAITQAYLKELDNSLVDEAMEVLL; via the coding sequence ATGATTAGTTTTAAGAATGTTCTGAGAAAGAAAAAGTTATCTTATGGTAAATATCCTATTTATTTGCGTATTTCCAAAGATCGTAAGTCTATATTTTTTCGTACTCCGTACACTGCGGATACGAAAGAATGGGATTCGAAAAAAGGAATATTTAATCAAAATGCTGCAAACTATCTAAACAAAAACAGGGTATTACTAAAGTTAATTGATCACGCTACAAGTGTGGTTACAGAGCTACAGCAAAATAAGAGAAGCTATACCTTAACCGATATCGAAAGGGCCATTCGGATCGAATCTAATCCGGCCTATCAAAACGTTTATAAATTTTGGGACGAATTGATTGAAGAAATGATAAAGGCCGGAAGGACCGGCAATGCCCAGGTTAACCGTGATACCTACAACTCGGTTAAAAAATACAGTAAGAAAAAGGTATTGAATTTTAATGATATCACACCGACTTTTCTGGATAAGTATGAAGTGTATTTAAGGTCGCGAAATGGAACAGATGGAGGAATAAGCGTACGGATGCGGACGCTAAGAGCTTTATTTAATTTTGCGATAAAAAGAAGCTTGATTAAACCAGATAACTATCCTTTCAAATCATATCAAATTTCGAAATTAAAGGGTAGAGGAGCCAAAAGAGCATTAACTTATGATGATGTAGTAAAAATCGTAAACAAAGACTTGGGTGAGCATCCGGAATTAGTCGATGCAAGAAATTATTTTGTTTTCAGTTTTTATACTCGTGGGATGAACTATGCCGATATGATGAAACTAGAATGGAAGGATGTGATTGACGGCCAGATTTATTATACACGTTCAAAAACCAAAGCAAATTTCAGAATAAAAATCCTGCCTCCTGTTCAGAAAATTTTAAATTATTATAAAGAACATCAAAACGGCTCTAAATACATATTTCCGATTTTACTTAAAGACAAAATGTCGCCTACGCAGATAGAAAACAGAAAGAAAAAGACTTTAACGAGGTATAATCAAAAATTGAAGGAAATTGCAAAACTGTGTAAAATTGAAAAGAATGTATCAAGCTATGTTGCCCGGCATAGTTATGCCAACAGTTTAAAGCAGAAAGGAATTTCTACCGATATTATTAGTGAATCAATGGGGCATCAAAATCTGGCAATTACCCAGGCCTACCTGAAAGAACTTGATAACTCGCTTGTTGATGAAGCAATGGAGGTATTATTGTAA
- a CDS encoding AraC family transcriptional regulator, whose product MKLCIKNKVCIRCQMVVEPELEKIGLPYNSVKIGEAEFIRNLESEQLKQLGLVLKKAGLLLMDDKKSILLEKVKSAIIDLVHYTEEQFKVNLSDFLSEKFYLTHKIERLKELFVNDELNLFEIAYKMHYCSVVRLSNKFRKFTGLNAPHFKKFKNKRRDTLDDV is encoded by the coding sequence TTGAAACTCTGCATCAAAAATAAGGTTTGTATTCGCTGCCAGATGGTAGTTGAACCCGAATTGGAAAAAATTGGGCTACCATATAATTCTGTTAAAATAGGCGAAGCTGAATTTATAAGAAATTTGGAGAGTGAACAGCTAAAACAGTTGGGTCTGGTATTAAAAAAAGCAGGGCTGCTTTTAATGGATGATAAAAAAAGCATCCTGCTTGAGAAAGTAAAAAGCGCAATTATCGATTTGGTGCATTACACCGAGGAACAGTTTAAAGTCAACCTTTCTGATTTCCTGAGCGAAAAATTTTACCTTACTCACAAAATTGAAAGGCTAAAAGAACTATTTGTTAATGATGAACTGAATCTTTTTGAAATAGCCTATAAAATGCATTACTGCAGCGTAGTTCGCCTGTCAAATAAATTCAGAAAATTTACAGGACTAAACGCTCCTCACTTCAAGAAATTTAAAAACAAAAGACGCGATACACTTGATGACGTTTGA